In one Planctomycetia bacterium genomic region, the following are encoded:
- a CDS encoding GNAT family N-acetyltransferase, whose amino-acid sequence MSSPQLDSQVSSGAIELRPFRNGDPPALVEIWRSQPAQRGLNQPLTVAQLESFVLSKPYFDADGVIVAVEAGHPVGFVHAGFGASENQSGLDRQLGAIYALQVRPAQRNTEVPGLLLAAAEAYLASQGSQVFYAGGIRPLNAFYLGLYGGSELPGVLHSDLLSHQFFQAHGYREIDRVAIHQRELLGFRAPIDRQQMQHRRNLVVQATHDPTPISWWEACTYGCFERKRFDLLPRTGGPALASAMSWTMEPLGHSWGVHAVGVTDLEVLPTHRRQGLAMYLLSEAFKQLHDEGIAVVEVQTMQQNAAAMALYAKLGFHVADHGSVFRKEA is encoded by the coding sequence ATGAGTTCTCCGCAGCTTGACAGTCAGGTCTCCTCCGGCGCGATCGAACTGCGGCCGTTCCGCAATGGCGATCCGCCGGCGTTGGTCGAGATCTGGCGATCGCAGCCGGCGCAGCGGGGACTCAATCAGCCGCTCACGGTGGCGCAGCTGGAAAGCTTCGTCCTCTCCAAACCGTATTTCGACGCCGATGGCGTGATCGTCGCCGTCGAGGCTGGACACCCGGTCGGCTTTGTTCACGCGGGCTTCGGCGCGAGCGAAAATCAGTCGGGGCTCGATCGCCAACTCGGCGCGATCTACGCCCTGCAAGTCCGGCCGGCGCAGCGAAATACCGAAGTGCCGGGGTTGTTGCTCGCGGCTGCGGAAGCATATCTCGCCTCGCAAGGTTCGCAGGTGTTCTACGCCGGAGGCATTCGACCGCTGAATGCGTTCTACCTCGGGCTCTACGGCGGTAGCGAATTGCCCGGCGTTCTGCACTCGGATCTGTTGAGCCACCAGTTCTTTCAGGCGCACGGGTATCGCGAGATCGATCGCGTCGCCATCCATCAGCGGGAGTTGCTTGGCTTCCGCGCGCCGATCGATCGCCAGCAGATGCAACATCGCCGCAACCTCGTGGTGCAGGCGACGCACGACCCGACGCCAATCTCCTGGTGGGAGGCCTGCACCTACGGCTGTTTCGAGCGGAAACGTTTCGACCTGCTGCCGCGCACTGGCGGACCGGCGCTGGCTTCGGCGATGTCGTGGACGATGGAACCTTTGGGGCACTCCTGGGGCGTGCATGCCGTCGGCGTGACTGATCTGGAGGTTTTGCCTACGCACCGCCGCCAAGGACTGGCCATGTATCTGCTCAGCGAGGCCTTCAAACAACTCCACGACGAGGGCATCGCTGTCGTCGAAGTGCAGACGATGCAGCAAAACGCCGCAGCCATGGCCCTCTACGCCAAGCTCGGCTTCCACGTCGCCGACCACGGCTCGGTGTTTCGAAAGGAAGCCTGA
- a CDS encoding Rieske 2Fe-2S domain-containing protein, which produces MPSWLRVAAVTDLADGAALECVAGDRIVALFNVSGEVHALDGVCPHQGGPLGKGQLTGGIVTCPWHGWQFDVRTGQHQLSPSICQPSLAVKIAGDDILVALE; this is translated from the coding sequence ATGCCCTCCTGGCTTCGTGTCGCCGCGGTGACCGATTTGGCCGACGGCGCGGCGTTGGAGTGCGTGGCGGGGGATCGGATCGTGGCGTTGTTCAACGTATCGGGCGAAGTCCATGCGTTAGACGGCGTGTGTCCCCATCAAGGCGGACCACTCGGCAAGGGACAGTTGACTGGCGGAATCGTCACTTGTCCCTGGCATGGCTGGCAATTCGACGTGCGGACCGGCCAACATCAGCTCAGCCCGTCGATTTGTCAGCCGTCGCTGGCAGTCAAGATCGCGGGAGACGATATCCTGGTCGCGCTGGAATGA